In Sphingobacterium zeae, one genomic interval encodes:
- a CDS encoding ATP-dependent Clp protease ATP-binding subunit encodes MTISNFSESVKLAIHIAQALAEEYHQNQFGPAHLLKALMHKDVGLRQFVQSIDKDDQYISEWAEVRMDELERSSNVPPAEEIRGNEAVLRLLDEADLVRIKLGLDLITPICVLTAISKAGIAFDVNQLKSFPIKEKEIYDLYIDQNQLSQAVSGAAESSSTQSGEPSGLHNALHQYCIDRLQLVREGKSDPIVGRDREIRMMLEILCRRNKPNVIIAGEAGVGKTALVDGFAIDIVSGHVPEQLKAAQLFELDLGALIAGASYKGEIEDRLKKIIAEIKRFDKAILFIDEIHTLLDSKGPIGSGAGNLLKPELARGEITVIGATTLEEYRKIIEPEQAFSRRFELLQIAEPTEEKAIKMLEKVLDRYEQHHELKVDSAALPVTVSLAKRYLKDRHLPDSAFDLMDRSMAALKLAQSGSLSILEQIDDEFQHLRAELQQKSEREQFGAYKWLTEALFNRLSPILLGMLNEEERYEDLESAQHYADFLVHIIPQLKMHAEQLSDILTKQDIVAVMAHKTGIPMGKLQAGEKEKLLQIESYLQKRVVGQDQAIKAVSEAILESRSGLNKKGQPIGSFFLLGPTGTGKTELAKSIAEFLFNDEKAMIRFDMSEFKEEHSAALLYGAPPGYVGYEEGGLLVNKIRQQPYSVLLFDEIEKAHPSVFDTFLQILDEGMMHDRLGKAGDFSNSLILFTSNIGSEWIAGQIDAGKGFPTHNQLMEIMTAHFRPEFLARIAEIVPFAPISTDHIVKIFDIQLQQLIQLLDKQGVDLVVTAEAKQAIAMKGFTPKYGARQLAAGIRNELRRPISKMLIAGELNKGDILTVGWDASQEILTWEIKQK; translated from the coding sequence ATGACGATTAGTAATTTTAGTGAATCTGTAAAATTGGCAATTCATATTGCACAGGCCTTGGCGGAAGAATACCATCAAAACCAGTTCGGCCCAGCGCATCTGTTAAAAGCTTTAATGCACAAAGATGTCGGCTTGAGACAATTTGTACAATCGATTGACAAAGACGACCAATACATCTCCGAATGGGCCGAAGTGCGTATGGACGAACTGGAGCGATCCAGCAACGTGCCACCTGCCGAGGAAATTAGAGGGAATGAAGCCGTGCTGCGGCTGCTGGACGAAGCCGACCTGGTACGCATTAAACTGGGACTCGATCTTATCACACCGATATGTGTATTGACTGCCATATCAAAAGCGGGTATTGCTTTTGACGTCAATCAGTTGAAATCTTTTCCGATCAAAGAAAAGGAGATCTATGATCTTTATATTGATCAAAATCAGCTGTCACAGGCGGTATCGGGTGCTGCTGAAAGCAGTAGCACCCAGAGCGGCGAGCCAAGCGGCTTGCATAATGCCTTGCATCAGTACTGTATTGATCGTCTGCAGCTCGTGCGTGAAGGAAAATCCGATCCGATAGTAGGTCGCGATCGGGAGATTCGCATGATGCTCGAAATCCTCTGCCGCCGCAACAAACCCAACGTAATTATTGCTGGCGAAGCAGGCGTGGGTAAAACAGCGCTTGTGGACGGCTTTGCCATCGATATCGTGAGTGGACATGTGCCTGAACAGCTCAAGGCAGCACAACTTTTTGAGCTTGACCTCGGAGCTCTCATCGCAGGGGCAAGTTACAAAGGTGAGATAGAAGACCGGCTGAAGAAAATTATCGCAGAAATTAAGCGATTCGATAAGGCGATCTTATTTATTGATGAAATACATACGCTTTTGGATAGCAAGGGGCCCATTGGTTCTGGCGCGGGAAATTTGCTGAAACCTGAATTGGCCCGTGGTGAGATTACCGTAATTGGTGCCACCACGCTAGAAGAGTATCGAAAGATTATTGAGCCTGAACAGGCCTTCAGTAGACGTTTTGAATTGCTGCAAATTGCCGAGCCAACGGAAGAGAAAGCTATTAAAATGCTTGAAAAGGTATTGGATAGGTATGAACAGCACCATGAATTGAAGGTGGACAGCGCCGCACTTCCCGTAACAGTGTCGCTGGCAAAAAGATACTTAAAGGATCGCCATCTGCCTGATTCGGCATTTGATCTTATGGACCGTAGTATGGCGGCACTAAAGCTTGCGCAAAGTGGTTCGCTCAGCATCCTTGAGCAGATAGACGACGAATTTCAGCATCTCAGAGCTGAACTGCAACAGAAGAGCGAGCGGGAGCAGTTTGGTGCATATAAGTGGCTTACTGAAGCGCTGTTTAATAGGTTGAGCCCCATTCTCTTGGGAATGTTAAATGAAGAGGAACGTTATGAAGACCTGGAATCTGCTCAACACTATGCTGACTTTCTTGTACACATCATACCACAGTTGAAAATGCATGCTGAACAGTTGTCCGATATACTCACCAAGCAGGATATTGTTGCTGTGATGGCGCATAAAACTGGAATTCCGATGGGAAAACTACAGGCTGGAGAAAAAGAAAAGCTGTTGCAGATTGAAAGTTATCTGCAGAAGCGTGTGGTAGGACAAGATCAGGCGATCAAAGCAGTGTCGGAGGCCATACTGGAGTCGAGAAGTGGTTTGAATAAAAAAGGCCAGCCCATTGGCTCTTTCTTTCTTTTGGGCCCTACAGGTACAGGGAAAACGGAACTAGCAAAATCCATAGCGGAGTTTCTGTTCAATGATGAGAAAGCAATGATCCGCTTTGATATGTCGGAATTTAAGGAGGAACATAGTGCAGCATTGCTCTATGGAGCTCCGCCGGGATATGTGGGATATGAGGAGGGTGGACTACTGGTCAACAAAATCAGACAGCAGCCTTATTCAGTTTTACTTTTTGACGAAATCGAAAAAGCACATCCTTCGGTGTTTGATACATTCTTACAGATCCTGGACGAAGGCATGATGCACGACCGATTAGGAAAAGCTGGTGATTTTAGCAATTCCCTGATTTTATTTACCTCTAACATTGGGAGTGAGTGGATTGCTGGACAAATCGATGCAGGTAAGGGCTTTCCAACGCATAATCAGCTGATGGAAATCATGACCGCCCATTTTAGGCCAGAGTTTTTGGCACGTATTGCTGAAATTGTGCCCTTCGCGCCAATATCTACAGATCATATTGTTAAGATCTTTGATATTCAACTGCAACAACTCATTCAGCTGCTCGATAAGCAAGGGGTTGATCTGGTTGTAACTGCCGAAGCCAAACAAGCTATTGCCATGAAGGGCTTTACACCAAAATACGGTGCCAGGCAGCTTGCTG